In a genomic window of Rhopalosiphum maidis isolate BTI-1 chromosome 4, ASM367621v3, whole genome shotgun sequence:
- the LOC113555710 gene encoding transcription elongation factor SPT6, which translates to MSQFLDSEAEESEDDELDEIDKKKAKKIKAMESDDDDDEDDEDKIREELKDLIDDNPIEESDGSGDESDGSKKRKKSDDDFDDRLEEDDYDLIEENLGVKVERRKRFKRLRRLEDEESDDEGTGENATEDREAIANTLFDMSDNEEERTTDRVSSRAERVDNYDVEGDEEGEGYSDEDDDGFIVDDEGRPIKEKKKKRKHIYHDAALQEAQDIFGVDFDYDEFEKYDDEYEDDVSDDDYLEDEEDGERRQRPKPQKRRKATRKSIFEIYEPIELKRGHFTDLDNQIRNNDIPERMQLREVPVTPVPEGSDELDDEADWIYKQAFCKPTITTQEHKGGVDPRLQSKKGPQTIGKIKKALDFMRNQNFEVPFLAYYRKEYVEPELDINALWKVYHFDAKWCQLKSRKTMLIELLEKMRNYQMEMLMKDTDAPMPDHVRIIKDEDIDKLRAVQTNEELKDIQGHFMLYYANDVPAMQESARKKSREMKRKARELREERRKLAIEAGEEVPDDDGDTGNLDDEDSNVETVKPASSSGPYTMCLKSGLAGFAKRFGLKPEHFAANVRDNYQRHEVDQESVDPYKLAGEYCNELLKTPEEVLKAGKYMVACQLSREPLIRKCLRETFFDRAKINIVPTKRGIKEIDENHNCYSMKYIRRKPVRDLVRDDFLKLQMAEDDKLLTISFDEEVDGLGSLPYIEEVKQLYIRDEFSSNVQQWNDVRRECVDLAFRKLLMPEMVKELRRSLLAEAKEHVLKSCKQKLSNWLAVGPYKPEVDEDDDDWDTSKGIRVMGLAYSPDHEQASFACILSTDGEVVDHLRLPYIMKRPFNDDVKAKRDGDFNHIRNFIIFKKPHVIVIGAESRDALWLVRDIKAVVDQLVVDEQFPQIQVEILDNHLARIYANSIKGENEFRDYPQLLRESISLGRRMQDPLVEFSQLCTTDDEILCLRYHQHQEVLSQEELLEGLYQEFINRTNEVGVDINDVVQRVYAPNLLQFVCGLGPRKATALIKLMKQTNQRLENRTQLVTACHMGPKIFINCAGFIRIDTNSLGDSTEAYVEVLDGSRVHPETYEWARKMAVDALEYDDEEANPAGALEEILDAPERLKDLDLDAFAEELERQGFGNKSITLYDIRQELNHRYKDIRVAYKPPNPAQVFELLTKETQETFFVGKMVLSTVTGIARRKPQNDQLDKANPVRNDETGLWQCPFCFKNDFLELSDVWNHFDAGGCPGQASGIRIRLDNGISGFIAMKNLSNTHVANPEDRVRFNQAIHCRIIKIEPDRFSFEATSKSSDLKDQEHQWRPQKDPYYDHETESRQRKTELDKNKIKNAQTYIKRVIVHPCFHNVSFAEAVKLLNNSDQGDAIIRPSSKGADHLTVTWKVADNVYQHIDITEKGKVNAFSLGRSLWIGTEEFEDLDEIIARHITPMASNARELLRFRYYRDTDGGNIEKAEQILREEKTNNPSKIHYIVSVSQKYAGKFLLSCLPTRRSKHEYITVTPEGYRFRSQNFDSIGSLFRWYKEHFRDATPHVTPVASRSAGQNYGPSPHTEPSPMNRSHSSHSNATPQYSQSPHASYNNMQPSAYNTPYTPSGQTPYMGNYATPRYGAAQAPVHDGVFLHPSSLTPVVQSSPKPSSSRPPVQSADPSDWRRMAEEWAKAKQRGDGGYSTPMSDGGGRHTPRSRYNNHRYNMNRERESSTPRSDAPSPTPSASSYGYHSPAPSKNYKSSYTASSHNSSKSPRGPSSNSGTPYDPFTMDPGQDSPGVYASSSRSGRNDENDPDLRYASPGSRWTPRSGRSTPHTINSPRSMIESSMGDNTPLYED; encoded by the exons ATGTCCCAGTTTCTAGATTCTGAAGCGGAGGAGAGTGAA GATGACGAGTTGGACGAAATTGACAAGAAAAAAGCAAAGAAAATTAAAGCAATGGAAAGTgatgatgacgatgatgaAG ACGATGAAGACAAAATTCGTGAAGAACTGAAAGACTTAATTGACGATAATCCAATCGAAGAAAGTGATGGTTCTGGCGATGAATCAGATGGTtcaaaaaagagaaaaaaatcagATGATGACTTTGATGATCGATTGGAAGAAGATGATTATGATCTTATTGAAGAAAATCTTGGCGTTAAAGTGGAACGAAGa aaacgaTTCAAAAGATTAAGACGTTTAGAAGATGAAGAAAGTGATGATGAAGGTACTGGTGAAAATGCTACGGAAGATAGAGAAGCTATTGCTAACACTTTATTTGATATGTCTGACaat gaAGAAGAAAGAACAACTGATCGTGTTTCTTCAAGAGCTGAAAGGGTTGATAATTATGATGTAGAAGGCGATGAAGAAGGAGAAGGATATTCTGATGAAGATGATGATGGATTTATTGTAGATGATGAGGGACGGCCAATTAaagagaaaaagaaaaaacgtaaacatatatatcatGATGCTGCTCTTCAAGAAGCACAAGACATTTTCGGTGTTGATTTTGACTATGacgaatttgaaaaatatgatgaCGAGTATGAAGATGATGTATCTGATGACGACTATTTAGAAGACGAGGAAGATGGTGAGAGAAGACAAAGACCAAAACCTCAAAAACGTAGAAAAGCTActagaaaatcaatttttgaaatatatgaaCCAATTGAGTTGAAAAGAGGTCATTTTACGGACTTAGACAATCAA attcgtaataatgatataccaGAAAGAATGCAACTACGTGAAGTTCCAGTTACACCAGTTCCCGAAGGTTCTGATGAATTAGATGATGAAGCAGACTGGATATACAAACAAGCATTTTGCAAACCAACTATTACTACTCaa gaaCACAAAGGTGGTGTTGATCCTCGACTTCAATCCAAAAAAGGACCTCAAACGATTGGAAAAATTAAGAAAGCATTAGATTTTATGCGTAATCAAAACTTTGAAGTTCCATTTTTAGCATATTACAGGAAAGAATATGTTGAACCTGAACTTGATATCAATGCTTTGTGGAAAGTTTACCATTTTGATGCTAAG tggtgtCAATTAAAATCTCGCAAAACTATGCTGATTGaattattggaaaaaatgCGAAATTATCAAATGGAAATGTTAATGAAGGATACAGATGCTCCTATGCCTGATCATGTTCGCATTATTAAAGatgaagatattgataaactACGTGCAGTGCAAACAAATGAAGAACTAAAAGATATTCAAGgtcattttatgttatattatgccaATGATGTCCCTGCTATGCAAGAAAGTGCTAGAAAAAAATCGAGAGAAATGAAAAGAAAAGCTAGAGAACTAAGAGAAGAAAGAAGAAAACTTGCAATAGAAGCTGGTGAAGAAGTCCCCGACGATGATGGAGATACTGGTAATTTAGATGATGAGGATTCAAACGTTGAAACTGTTAAACCTGCAAGTAGTTCGGGGCCTTATACTATGTGCCTAAAATCAGGACTTG CTGGGTTTGCTAAACGTTTTGGCTTAAAACCTGAACATTTTGCTGCAAATGTTCGTGACAACTACCAAAGGCATGAAGTAGATCAAGAATCTGTAGATCCATATAAGCTTGCAGGTGAATACTGCAATGA attattaaaaacccCTGAAGAAGTTTTAAAGGCTGGCAAATATATGGTGGCATGTCAATTATCTCGTGAGCCACTCATAAGGAAATGTCTGAGAGAGACTTTCTTTGATCgtgctaaaattaatattgtaccaACCAAACGGGGTATCAAAGAAATCGATGAAAATCATAATTGTTATTC AATGAAGTACATTCGGCGTAAACCAGTAAGAGATTTAGTAAGAGATGACTTTTTAAAGTTACAAATGGCTGAAGATGATAAATTACTTACTATTTCATTTGATGAAGAAGTAGATGGTCTAGGTTCCCTTCCCTATATAGAAGAAGTCAAACAGCTTTATATTAga GATGAATTTAGTTCAAATGTACAACAATGGAATGATGTGAGGCGTGAATGTGTTGACTTAgcttttagaaaattattaatgcctGAAATGGTAAAAGAACTCAGACGTTCTCTACTAGCTGAAGCTAAAGAGCATGTATTAAAATCttgcaaacaaaaattatcaaattggcTAGCT gtagGTCCTTATAAACCAGAAGTAGATGAAGATGATGATGATTGGGATACAAGTAAAGGCATTAGAGTTATGGGATTAGCATATTCGCCTGATCATGAACAAGCATCATTTGCATGTATTTTGTCAACTGATGGTGAAGTTGTTGATCATTTACGTTtaccatatattatgaaaagacCATTCAATGATGATGTAAAAGCAAAAAGAGATGGAGATTTCAATCATATaagaaatttcataatttttaaaaaaccccATGTCATAGTAATTGGAGCAGAGTCTAGGGATGCATTATGGCTAGTTAGAGATATTAAAGCAGTTGTTGACCAACTAGTTGTTGATGAACAATTTCCTCAAATACAAGTTGAAATTTTGGATAATCATCTAGCTAGAATTTATGCCAATTCTATTAAAGGAGaa aatgaaTTTAGAGATTATCCACAACTTTTACGTGAATCCATATCTTTAGGACGTAGAATGCAAGATCCTTTAGTTGAATTTTCTCAATTGTGTACAACAGatgatgaaatattatgtcttCGCTATCATCAACatcaa GAAGTTTTGAGTCAAGAAGAATTACTCGAAGGTTTATACCAAGAATTTATTAATCGTACTAATGAAGTGGGTGTTGATATAAACGATGTTGTTCAACGAGTTTATGCaccaaatttattacaatttgtcTGTGGTTTGGGACCTCGTAAAGCCACTgcattaattaaactaatgaaACAGACAAATCAACGATTGGAAAATCGAACCCAATTAGTTACTGCATGTCATATGGGccctaaaatattcataaattgtgCTGGATTTATTAGAATTGATACCAATTCTTTGGGTGACAGTACTGAAGCATATGTAGAAGTCTTAGATGGATCTAGAGTACATCCAGAGACATATGAATGGGCCAGAAAAATGGCTGTTGATGCTCTGGAATATGATGATGAAGAAGCAAATCCAGCAGGAGCTCTAGAAGAAATTTTAGATGCTCCAGAAAGACTTAAAGATTTAGATTTGGATGCATTTGCTGAAGAATTAGAAAGACAA ggttttggtaataaaagtattacacTTTATGATATACGCCAAGAATTAAACCACCGTTATAAAGATATTAGAGTAGCATATAAACCTCCAAATCCTGCACAAGTTTTTGAACTATTAACTAAAGAAACCcaagaaacattttttgttggaAAAATGGTTTTATCTACTGTCACTGGAATTGCGCGTAGGAAACCACAAAATGATCAACTGGACAAGGCAAATCCAGTGAGAAATGATGAAACTGGTTTATGGCAATGTccattttgttttaagaaCGACTTCCTTGAATTATCagat gtaTGGAACCATTTTGATGCTGGTGGCTGCCCAGGTCAAGCTTCAGGAATTCGTATAAGATTAGATAATGGTATAAGTGGCTTTATTGCaatgaaaaatttatcaaatactcATGTAGCCAACCCTGAAGATCGTGTTCGTTTTAACCAGGCAATACATTGTAGGATTATCAAAATTGAACCAGATAGATTTTCATTTGAAGCCACTTCTAAAAGCTCAGATTTAAAAGATCAAGAACACCAATGGCGACCCCAAAAAGATCCTTATTATGATCATGAAACTGAAAGCAGACAACGAAAAACAGAAttggacaaaaataaaataaaaaatgctcaaacatatattaaacGTGTAATTGTTCATCCATGTTTCCACAATGTATCATTTGCAGAagctgttaaattattaaataactctgACCAAGGAGATGCTATTATTAGACCATCTAGTAAAGGAGCTGACCATTTGACTGTTACCTGGAAAGTAGCTGATAATGTTTACCAACACATTGACATAACAGAAAAGGGCAAAGTCAATGCTTTTTCGTTAGGGCGTTCTCTTTGGATTGGTACTGAAGAATTTGAAGACCTAGATGAAATTATTGCTCGTCATATTACTCCCATGGCAAGCAATGCTAGAGAATTATTACGATTTAGGTATTATCGTGATACAGATGGAGGCAATATTGAAAAAGCTGAGCAAATTCTTCGAGaagaaaaaactaataatccTTCAAAAATCCATTACATTGTATCTGTCTCTcag aaatatgCAGGCAAATTTCTTCTATCATGTTTACCTACTCGTAGATCAAAACATGAATATATAACTGTTACACCAGAAGGTTATCGTTTCCGTAGCCAAAATTTCGATTCTATTGGATCTTTATTCAGATGGTACAAAGAACATTTCCGAGATGCTACACCACATGTAACACCAGTAGCGTCTCGATCTGCAGGACAAAATTATGGACCTTCTCCTCATACAG aaccTTCACCAATGAATCGGAGTCATAGTAGCCACTCAAATGCTACACCCCAATATTCACAATCACCACATGCATCATACAACAACATGCAACCATCTGCATATAACACT ccgTACACGCCATCGGGTCAAACTCCTTACATGGGCAATTATGCTACTCCTCGTTATGGTGCTGCTCAAGCACCAGTTCATGATGGTGTATTTTTGCACCCTAGCTCTCTCACACCAGTTGTTCAAAGCAGTCCAAAACCATCTTCCTCTAGACCACCTGTACAATCAGCAGATCCAAGTGATTGGCGTCGAATGGCTGAAGAATGGGCTAAAGCTAAACAACGAGGTGATGGAGGATATTCTACACCCATGTCAGATGGAGGAGGACGACACACACCTCGTAGCAG gtacaacaatcatcgatataatatgaacagAGAAAGAGAATCAAGTACACCACGCAGTGACGCTCCATCACCTACCCCAAGTGCCTCATCATACGGATATCATTCACCAGCACCATCAAAGAACTACAAAAGTAGTTATACAGCATCTTCACATAATTCATCAAAGTCACCGCGAGGTCCATCATCTAATTCTGGTACACCATATGATCCTTTTACAATGGACCCGGGGCAAGACTCTCCTGGAGTATATGCATCATCATCTCGTTCAGGACGCAATGATGAAAATGATCCAGACTTGAGATATGCATCACCTGGTTCAAGGTGGA